One region of Streptomyces davaonensis JCM 4913 genomic DNA includes:
- the lpdA gene encoding dihydrolipoyl dehydrogenase: MDEQDQRFDVVVLGAGPGGYVAAVRAAQLGKSVAVVEERYWGGVCLNVGCIPTKALLRNAELAHIFTHEAKTFGIKVDGQVSFDYGEAFRRSRKVADGRVKGVHYLMKKNKITELDGRGTFLDPHTLQVTDYDGNARTIGFEHCIIATGATPKLLPGTKRSSRVVTYEEQILAEDLPQSIVIAGAGAIGIEFAYVLHHYGVKVTVVEFLDRMAPLEDVEVSAELARQYRKLGIDVLTSTRVDAIDESGPQVRVTVTGKDGAQRILEADKVLQAIGFAPNVTGYGLENTGVTVTERGAVDVDGRCRTSVPHIYAIGDVTAKLMLAHSAEAMGVIAAETIAGAETMELDYAMIPRATYCQPQIASFGYTEAQARELGYDVKVAKFPFTANGKSHGLGDTTGFVKLISDAKYGELIGGHLIGPDVTELLPELTLAQQWDLTVHEVARNVHAHPTLGEAVKEAVHGLAGHMINM, translated from the coding sequence ATGGACGAGCAGGACCAGCGATTCGACGTCGTCGTACTCGGCGCCGGGCCCGGCGGCTATGTCGCCGCCGTCCGCGCCGCGCAGCTGGGCAAAAGCGTCGCGGTCGTCGAGGAGAGGTACTGGGGCGGGGTGTGCCTGAACGTGGGCTGCATCCCCACCAAGGCCCTGCTGCGCAACGCCGAACTGGCGCACATCTTCACCCACGAGGCGAAGACCTTCGGCATCAAGGTCGACGGACAGGTGTCCTTCGACTACGGCGAGGCGTTCCGCCGCAGCCGCAAGGTCGCCGACGGCCGGGTCAAGGGCGTCCACTACCTGATGAAGAAGAACAAGATCACCGAGTTGGACGGCCGCGGCACCTTCCTCGACCCGCACACGCTCCAGGTCACCGACTACGACGGCAATGCCCGGACCATCGGCTTCGAGCACTGCATCATCGCCACCGGGGCCACGCCCAAGCTGCTGCCCGGCACCAAGCGCAGCTCGCGGGTGGTGACCTACGAGGAGCAGATCCTCGCCGAGGACCTGCCGCAGTCGATCGTCATCGCGGGCGCCGGTGCCATCGGCATCGAGTTCGCCTACGTCCTGCACCACTACGGCGTGAAGGTCACCGTCGTCGAGTTCCTGGACCGCATGGCGCCCCTGGAGGACGTCGAGGTCTCCGCCGAACTCGCCCGCCAGTACCGCAAGCTGGGCATCGACGTCCTCACCTCCACGCGTGTGGACGCCATCGACGAGTCGGGTCCTCAGGTCCGGGTCACGGTCACGGGCAAGGACGGCGCGCAGCGGATCCTGGAGGCCGACAAGGTCCTCCAGGCCATCGGCTTCGCCCCGAACGTCACCGGCTACGGCCTGGAGAACACCGGCGTGACGGTCACCGAGCGGGGTGCCGTCGACGTCGACGGCCGCTGCCGCACCTCCGTCCCGCACATCTACGCCATCGGCGACGTGACCGCGAAGCTGATGCTCGCGCACAGCGCCGAGGCGATGGGCGTGATCGCCGCCGAGACGATCGCCGGTGCGGAGACCATGGAGCTGGACTACGCGATGATCCCGCGCGCCACCTACTGCCAGCCCCAGATCGCCAGCTTCGGCTACACCGAGGCCCAGGCCCGCGAGCTGGGCTACGACGTCAAGGTCGCCAAGTTCCCCTTCACCGCCAACGGCAAGTCCCACGGTCTCGGGGACACGACCGGGTTCGTGAAGCTGATCAGCGATGCGAAGTACGGCGAGCTCATCGGCGGCCATCTGATCGGCCCGGACGTCACCGAGCTGCTGCCGGAACTCACCCTGGCCCAGCAGTGGGACCTCACGGTCCACGAGGTCGCGCGCAACGTCCACGCCCACCCGACGCTCGGCGAGGCCGTCAAGGAAGCCGTGCACGGACTTGCCGGCCACATGATCAACATGTGA